One segment of Polaribacter huanghezhanensis DNA contains the following:
- a CDS encoding aspartate kinase yields MRIFKFGGASIKNVTGVKNLVRVLEHEGTKDTFVVVSAMGKMTNAFEKVVTAYLNNTKELKNSIDEIQYFHQEILHNLFENQHPVHQEITDLFGKLQGFLIHNSTKEYSFVYDQIVCFGELIATKIVSAFLNESGIKNTWFDSREIIKSDSNFRNAAVNWDETLFNCQKLNQQELYITQGFIGQDLKGNTTTLGREGSDFTAGILAYCLDAESVTIWKDVDGILNADPRVFEKTILLKQISYQEAIEMAFYGASVIHPKTIKPLENKRIPLYVRSFKNLKNLGTKVGKDVQLVPKTSCFIVKKNQILVSISAKDFSFMVEKNLSYIFDLLDQYKIKVNLIQNSAISFSVCIEDNYSNFTTFYNELQPNFIVKFNENVTLFTIRHFDSKTIKEIEKKGTVILKQISRETVQLIIDEKNNYVN; encoded by the coding sequence ATGAGAATCTTCAAGTTTGGTGGTGCTTCTATAAAAAATGTAACAGGTGTTAAAAATTTAGTTCGTGTGTTAGAACACGAAGGAACTAAAGACACCTTTGTTGTAGTTTCTGCAATGGGAAAAATGACAAATGCTTTCGAAAAAGTGGTTACTGCTTATTTAAATAACACCAAAGAATTAAAAAATTCAATTGACGAAATTCAATATTTTCATCAAGAAATTTTACATAATTTATTTGAAAACCAGCATCCAGTTCATCAAGAAATAACTGATTTATTCGGAAAGTTACAAGGATTTTTAATTCATAATTCTACTAAAGAATACAGTTTTGTGTATGATCAAATTGTTTGTTTTGGAGAATTAATAGCGACGAAAATAGTGAGCGCTTTTTTAAATGAATCTGGCATTAAAAATACTTGGTTTGATAGTAGAGAAATTATTAAATCAGATTCTAATTTTAGAAATGCCGCTGTAAATTGGGATGAAACGCTCTTCAATTGTCAGAAACTAAATCAACAAGAATTATACATTACACAAGGATTTATTGGTCAAGATTTAAAAGGAAACACCACCACTTTAGGAAGAGAAGGGTCTGATTTTACAGCAGGGATTTTAGCCTATTGTTTAGATGCAGAAAGTGTAACTATCTGGAAAGATGTTGATGGTATTTTAAATGCAGATCCAAGAGTTTTTGAAAAAACAATTTTACTGAAACAAATTTCGTATCAAGAAGCAATTGAAATGGCTTTTTATGGCGCATCTGTAATTCACCCAAAAACTATAAAACCTTTAGAAAATAAAAGAATTCCATTATATGTTCGTTCGTTTAAAAATTTAAAAAATTTAGGAACAAAAGTTGGTAAAGACGTTCAATTAGTGCCAAAAACGAGTTGTTTTATTGTAAAGAAAAATCAAATATTGGTGTCAATTTCAGCAAAAGATTTTTCTTTTATGGTTGAAAAAAACCTGAGTTATATTTTTGATTTATTAGATCAATATAAAATAAAAGTAAATTTAATCCAGAATTCGGCAATTAGTTTTTCTGTATGTATTGAGGACAATTATTCTAATTTTACAACTTTTTATAACGAGTTACAACCAAATTTTATAGTAAAGTTTAACGAAAATGTTACCCTTTTTACCATTAGGCATTTTGACTCAAAAACGATAAAAGAAATTGAGAAAAAAGGAACTGTAATTTTAAAACAAATTAGCAGAGAAACAGTTCAGCTAATTATTGATGAAAAAAATAATTATGTCAACTAA
- the fbp gene encoding class 1 fructose-bisphosphatase encodes MNQAHRTLGEFIIENQMHFKYSSGELSRIINSIRLAAKVVNHEIRKAGLVDIIGAAGDINIQGEAQQKLDVLANDLFKQTIINREIVCGIASEEEDDFVVVEGRNKANENKYVLLMDPLDGSSNIDVNISVGTIFSIYRRISPTGTPVTKEDFLQKGSEQVAAGYVAYGTSTIIVFTTGKGVNGFTLNPAIGTFYLSHPNITFPEVGQIYSINEGNYVHFPKGVKEYLKYCQEEDENRPYTSRYIGSLVSDFHRNMIKGGIYLYPTSKIGPKGKLRLLYECNPMAFLAEQANGKASDGYQRILDLEPTELHQRVPFFCGCTKMVEKAEEFMTKYPEDANY; translated from the coding sequence ATGAATCAAGCTCACAGAACTCTCGGAGAATTTATCATCGAGAATCAAATGCATTTTAAATACTCTTCAGGTGAATTATCTAGAATCATAAACTCCATAAGATTGGCTGCAAAAGTGGTAAATCACGAAATCAGAAAAGCTGGTTTGGTTGATATTATTGGTGCTGCTGGTGATATAAATATTCAAGGAGAAGCACAACAAAAACTTGATGTTTTAGCAAATGATTTGTTTAAACAAACCATTATCAACAGAGAAATTGTTTGCGGAATTGCAAGTGAAGAAGAAGATGATTTTGTGGTTGTAGAAGGAAGAAACAAGGCAAATGAAAACAAATATGTGTTATTGATGGATCCTTTAGATGGTTCATCTAACATTGATGTAAATATTTCTGTTGGAACCATTTTTTCTATTTACAGAAGAATTTCTCCAACCGGAACTCCTGTTACTAAAGAAGATTTTTTACAAAAAGGAAGTGAACAAGTTGCCGCTGGTTATGTTGCTTACGGAACCTCTACAATCATCGTTTTTACAACAGGAAAAGGCGTAAACGGATTTACCTTAAATCCGGCAATAGGAACCTTTTATTTATCGCACCCTAACATTACATTTCCAGAAGTAGGACAAATTTATTCTATAAACGAAGGAAATTATGTGCACTTTCCGAAAGGCGTTAAAGAATATTTAAAATATTGTCAAGAAGAAGATGAAAATCGTCCTTATACTTCAAGATATATTGGCTCTTTAGTTTCAGATTTTCATAGAAATATGATCAAAGGCGGAATCTATTTATACCCAACAAGTAAAATTGGTCCAAAAGGAAAATTGCGTTTGTTATACGAATGCAATCCGATGGCTTTTTTAGCTGAACAAGCAAACGGGAAAGCTTCTGATGGTTATCAACGGATTTTAGATTTAGAACCCACAGAATTGCATCAACGTGTTCCGTTTTTCTGCGGATGTACAAAAATGGTAGAAAAAGCAGAAGAATTTATGACGAAATATCCTGAGGATGCTAATTATTAA
- a CDS encoding lysophospholipid acyltransferase family protein: MSLVTSKEIADVLGMSKYGFLGTFVGWLLMRILSISAINRIYNKHKHKKDLDFLNGILGDFQIEFEIPEKDLKRIPKEGPFITVSNHPLGGIDGILLLKLLLQERPDFKIIANFLLHRIEPLKPFVMPVNPFETHKDAKSSIAGIKSALLHLRNGNSLGIFPAGEVSTYRDGKLMVDKPWEEGAVRLIKKAQVPVIPIYFHAKNSKMFYVLSKISDTFRTAKLPSELLSQKRRVIKVRIGKPISVKDQDSYEDIASFSEFIRKKTYMLANPFEKKPSKILSAQNLKIPKSPKEIISQKNVRYFIREVEKLRENDKRLLESKNYEVFFANSKEIPNVLQEIGRLREITFRDVGEGTNKSIDLDKFDKYYHHLILWDREANMLVGAYRMGLGKDIYKKHGIAGFYIHTLFRFEPELYSMMENTIEMGRAFIVKEYQQKPMPLFLLWKGIVHVTLRYPEYKYLMGGVSISNQFSEFSKSLMIEFMKSHYYDPYIAQYIFPKKEFKVKLKDDDKDFVFDATKADMQKFDKIIDEIEPGALRIPVLIKKYVKQNARLVAFNVDPKFNNAIDGLMYIRVADLPESTVKPVMEEFQAELERKATELQEQQKAKI, encoded by the coding sequence ATGAGCCTAGTAACATCTAAAGAAATTGCTGACGTTTTAGGAATGTCTAAATACGGGTTTTTAGGAACTTTTGTTGGATGGTTGTTGATGAGGATTTTAAGCATTTCTGCAATTAATAGAATTTACAACAAACACAAACACAAAAAGGATTTAGACTTTTTAAACGGAATTTTAGGAGATTTTCAAATTGAGTTTGAAATTCCTGAAAAAGACTTAAAAAGAATCCCGAAAGAAGGGCCTTTTATTACGGTTTCAAATCATCCTTTAGGAGGGATTGACGGAATTTTATTATTAAAATTATTGCTTCAAGAGCGACCAGATTTTAAAATAATTGCGAACTTTTTATTGCATAGAATTGAGCCGTTAAAACCTTTTGTAATGCCAGTTAATCCTTTTGAAACACATAAGGATGCAAAATCTAGTATTGCAGGAATAAAAAGCGCATTGTTGCATTTAAGAAATGGAAATTCGTTAGGGATTTTCCCAGCAGGAGAAGTTTCTACATACAGAGATGGTAAATTAATGGTTGATAAACCTTGGGAAGAAGGCGCTGTTAGATTGATAAAAAAAGCACAAGTTCCTGTTATTCCAATTTATTTTCATGCTAAAAACAGTAAAATGTTTTATGTGTTGTCTAAAATTAGTGACACGTTTAGAACGGCAAAATTACCATCAGAATTACTGTCTCAAAAACGTAGAGTTATTAAGGTTAGAATAGGAAAACCTATATCGGTAAAAGATCAAGATTCTTATGAAGATATTGCTTCGTTCTCTGAATTTATAAGAAAGAAAACGTATATGTTGGCAAATCCATTTGAGAAAAAACCATCAAAAATTCTTTCTGCACAGAACTTAAAAATACCAAAATCACCAAAAGAAATTATATCACAAAAAAATGTTAGATATTTTATCAGAGAAGTAGAAAAACTTAGAGAGAATGATAAAAGATTGCTAGAAAGTAAAAATTATGAAGTGTTTTTTGCAAATTCAAAAGAGATTCCAAATGTATTACAAGAAATAGGTAGGTTAAGAGAAATTACTTTTAGAGATGTTGGCGAAGGAACCAATAAATCAATCGATTTAGATAAGTTCGATAAATATTATCACCATTTAATATTATGGGATAGAGAAGCAAATATGCTTGTTGGAGCTTACAGAATGGGGCTAGGGAAAGATATTTATAAAAAACATGGAATTGCAGGTTTTTATATTCATACTTTATTTCGTTTTGAGCCAGAATTGTATTCTATGATGGAAAACACTATAGAAATGGGACGCGCTTTTATTGTAAAAGAATATCAGCAAAAACCAATGCCACTATTTTTATTATGGAAAGGAATTGTTCATGTTACACTTCGTTATCCTGAATACAAATATTTAATGGGCGGGGTTAGTATTAGCAACCAGTTTTCTGAATTTTCTAAATCGTTAATGATAGAGTTTATGAAATCTCATTATTACGATCCATACATTGCTCAATATATATTTCCGAAGAAAGAATTTAAGGTAAAATTAAAAGACGATGATAAAGATTTTGTATTTGACGCCACAAAGGCAGACATGCAAAAATTTGATAAAATTATTGATGAAATTGAGCCAGGAGCATTAAGAATTCCGGTTTTAATAAAAAAATATGTCAAACAAAATGCACGCTTAGTTGCATTTAACGTTGATCCAAAGTTTAATAATGCTATAGATGGGTTAATGTATATCAGAGTTGCAGATTTACCAGAAAGTACCGTAAAACCAGTTATGGAAGAATTCCAAGCAGAACTAGAGCGTAAAGCAACAGAACTTCAAGAGCAGCAAAAGGCAAAGATTTAA
- a CDS encoding superoxide dismutase produces the protein MAFQLPELGYAYDALEPHIDARTMEIHHSKHHNGYTNNLNNAIAGTSLEGNSIEDILGNLDMNNKAVRNNGGGFFNHSLFWSVMNPTNKGELSGELKAAIEAEFGSVNAFKDAFSKAAATQFGSGWAWLCVHKGGKVSVCSTPNQDNSLMPNTGCGGTPILGLDVWEHAYYLNYQNRRPDYINAFFNVINWNEVAKRYAAAK, from the coding sequence ATGGCTTTTCAATTACCAGAATTAGGATACGCTTATGATGCGTTAGAACCACATATTGATGCTAGAACTATGGAAATTCACCATAGCAAACATCACAACGGATATACAAACAACTTAAACAATGCAATTGCAGGAACAAGTTTAGAAGGAAATTCTATTGAAGATATTTTAGGGAATTTAGACATGAACAACAAAGCTGTTAGAAATAATGGTGGCGGTTTTTTCAATCATTCTTTATTTTGGTCAGTAATGAATCCAACGAATAAAGGAGAGTTATCTGGAGAATTAAAAGCTGCTATTGAAGCAGAATTTGGCTCTGTTAATGCTTTTAAAGATGCTTTTTCTAAAGCTGCAGCAACACAATTTGGTTCTGGTTGGGCTTGGTTATGTGTGCATAAAGGCGGAAAAGTTTCTGTTTGTTCTACACCAAATCAAGACAATTCTTTAATGCCAAATACAGGCTGCGGAGGAACTCCTATTTTAGGATTAGATGTTTGGGAACACGCCTATTATTTAAACTACCAAAACAGAAGACCAGATTATATCAACGCATTTTTTAATGTAATAAACTGGAACGAAGTTGCTAAAAGATATGCAGCTGCAAAATAA
- a CDS encoding GNAT family N-acetyltransferase, producing MSFIIRKGQKEDMKNVMRLIKELAEFEKLPNEVEITETDLIKDGFSESPKFMTFIAEENNEIIGTALFYERYSTWKGRVIHLEDLIVTEQKRGFGVGIALYTAILKFAYDLGAKRVVWDVLSWNKNAIDFYKSTGATVLDDWQVVHMREEALKKFIEKK from the coding sequence ATGAGTTTTATCATTAGAAAAGGGCAAAAAGAAGACATGAAAAATGTGATGCGGTTAATTAAAGAACTTGCCGAGTTTGAAAAATTACCAAACGAAGTAGAAATCACAGAAACAGATTTAATTAAAGACGGGTTTTCAGAGTCTCCAAAGTTTATGACGTTTATCGCCGAAGAAAACAATGAAATTATTGGAACAGCGTTGTTCTATGAAAGATATTCTACATGGAAAGGACGCGTAATTCATTTAGAAGATTTAATTGTTACCGAGCAAAAAAGAGGATTTGGAGTAGGCATCGCTTTGTACACAGCTATTTTAAAATTCGCTTACGATTTAGGTGCAAAAAGAGTTGTTTGGGATGTATTGAGTTGGAACAAAAATGCCATTGATTTTTACAAAAGTACAGGGGCAACAGTTTTAGATGATTGGCAAGTTGTGCACATGAGAGAAGAAGCATTAAAAAAGTTTATAGAAAAAAAGTAA